GCTACACTAAGAGGACTTGAAATTTTAAGGAATGCCGGATTTGATGTAAAAGTATTAACAGTACCAGAGGGCAAAGATCCAGATGAATTCGTGAGAAACAATGGAAGAGATGCATTTTTAAGGTTAGCAAAAGAATCACTGCCTCTAATTGAATATAGAATTAAAAGAGCAGCCCAAGGCATAAATTTAAAAAATGGAAATGAATTAATAACATATGGGGAGAAATTCGCGGAAATTTTGGCAGAGTTAAATCCTATAGAAAAAGATGTATATATAAAGAAGATTTCAGAAGAAACATCAATTAAAGAGCAGGCATTATATGACTTACTATCACAAGTAATAGCAAAAAAACAAAAAGAGGAAAATTTTATAAATAAAAAAGAAGATTTTGGAACAAAATTATATGTAGAACCAGGATACTTAAAAGCGGAGAGAGCATTAATTAAATTGATGTTTAAAGATGAATTTTATCATAATCTAAAAAGTGTTATAAAACAAGGAGATTTTGTAATAGAATCACACAATAAAATTTATTCATTAATATTACAAGGAAAAAATGTTGATACTATCAATATAATATCTTATGTAGAAAGCAGATGTGATGATATAGAAAGTTCTAAAGAATTGACCAAAATAAAAGAACATGAAATTTTAGCTTTCGCAGATAACGATAGGTTAATCAAGGACTATCTAAACGAAGTCAAAAGCTTTAAATTGAAATTACAAATTGAAGATTTAAAGAAAAAACAAAATAGATTTGAAAAGAATGGGGAAATTGAAGAATCTATAAGAATTGCTATGGAGCTTAATAAATTATCAAAAGCACTTAAAAAGGGAGAGAGAGGTTAAAGGTTATGACGGAAGGAGGCAATAATAATATGGAGAAAAAAACCAGTACAAAAGCAGCAAAGCCAAAAGATGATAAAAAAGATAAGAACAGCAAGATGGTGGCTGTAAAAGAATTAATTGATAAAGGTAAAAAAAATGGTTCTTTAACATATAAAGAAATAATGGAAACAATGGATCACATTGATTTTAGTCCAGAACAAATAGAAAAGATATATGAAGTATTAGAACTGGCAAATGTTGAAATTATAGGTGATGTGAACGATACTGAGACTGCACATGAAGAAATTGATTTATCAGTACCAGAAGGTATAGCAATAGATGATCCAGTTAGAATGTATTTAAAAGAAATTGGAAAAGTGCCTTTATTGTCGTCAGAACAAGAAATAACATATGCTATAGAAATTGAAGAAGGAAATCCAAAGGCTAAGAAAAAATTAGCAGAAGCTAATTTAAGATTAGTTGTAAGTATAGCTAAAAGATATGTTGGAAGAGGAATGTTATTCTTAGATTTAATTCAAGAAGGAAACCTTGGACTTATCAAAGCAGTTGAAAAATTTGATTATAGAAAAGGATTCAAATTTTCAACTTATGCTACTTGGTGGATTAGGCAAGCAATAACAAGAGCTATTGCAGATCAAGCTAGAACAATTAGAATACCAGTTCACATGGTAGAAACTATAAATAAACTTATAAGAGTGCAAAGACAATTATTGCAAGAATTAGGTAGAGATCCATTCCCAGAAGAAATTTCGAAAGTTATGGAACTTCCAGTAGAAAAAGTTCGTGAGATTCAAAAGATAGCTCAAGAACCGGTTTCATTAGAAACGCCGATAGGTGAAGAAGAAGATTCTCATTTAGGAGATTTTATTCCGGATGACGAAGCGCTAGCACCAGCTGAAGCTGCTGCATTTACAATGCTTAAGGAACAATTAATTAATGTATTAGATACTTTAACTCCTAGAGAAGAAAAAGTATTAAGACTAAGATTTGGACTTGATGATGGAAGAGCTAGGACTCTTGAAGAAGTAGGTAAAGAATTTAATGTTACAAGGGAAAGAATTAGACAAATTGAAGCTAAAGCTTTAAGAAAGCTAAGACACCCATCAAGAAGTAAAAAATTAAAAGATTATTTAGATTAATAAACAAGCACCTATAATATTTAGGTGCTTTCTTTTAAGTGAGACTCTAAATCTTTGATTTAGTCAGTCGAACTTACTCAGCGAACGCAGTGAGTCGAGTTTCCTTAAGTGAGAGTCCAAATCTATGATTTGGTTTCTCGAATTTAGTTAACTCGTGAATACGAGTTAACTTCCTTAAAAAGGATTTGGTCAGATATATAAGTGGGTATCTATATAGGGTTTATAACTAAAAATAATGACTATATATTAATTATGATAGATTAATTATTTAAAAAAAGGATAATTAAAAAATACACAGTTATAATTGAGGAAACAAATTTTATGAACTTTAATTTTTAATTGAGTATTAGAAAGAGGCAAGTGATGGAATTAAGTAAAAGATTAAATTGGATTATAGAAAAACTTGATAAAGTTGAAATTATTATGGATGTTGGAACAGATCATGGTTATATACCTATTTATTTAGTTAAAAATGATATAGCTAAAAAGGTTATTGCATCAGATATAAATAAAGAACCTTTGAAAAAGGCAAAAATAAATGCATCTTTAGATGGAGTGTTAGATAAAATAGATTTGAGACTAGGCGGAGGATTAGTTCCTTTAAATAATAAAGAAGCTAATGCTGTAATAATTGCTGGAATGGGTGGTAACCTAATTAGAGATATATTAGAAAATGATTTAAATAAAGTGAAAAATTTAGATTATTTAATACTTCAACCTGCCCAAAATCCTGAAGTTTTAAGAAAATATTTATATAATAATAACTATGAAATTTTAGAAGAAGATATATGTTTAGATGAAAATAAGTATTATGAGATATTTAAAGTAAAATATAAAATTGGAGATTATATATTATTAGAAGATATATTCTATGAAATAAGTCCAACTATGTTAAGTAAAAAATTACCTTTATTTAAATCATATATAGAAAACAAAATTGAAAAGAATAAAAGAGTTATGGAATTTATTAAAGATAATACTGAACATGCAATAGAACGTAAAAACGAATTAAAAGAAAAAAATCAGAAATTAGAGAAATTATTAAAAAATTTTTAGGTGGTGAAGTTATGACTAAAGTAATAGATATAGCAAAAGAAATTGAAAAATTTGCTCCGAAACTTCTAATGGAAGATTATGATAATGTTGGATTAATGGTTGGAGATGAGAATAAAGAAATAAAGAAAGTTTTGTTAGCCTTAGATTGTACAAATGAAGTGATTAAAGAAGCTATAAGCCTTAAGTATGACTTAATTATTACTCATCATCCACTTTTATTTAAAAGACCTA
The DNA window shown above is from Clostridium beijerinckii and carries:
- a CDS encoding RNA polymerase sigma factor RpoD, which produces MTEGGNNNMEKKTSTKAAKPKDDKKDKNSKMVAVKELIDKGKKNGSLTYKEIMETMDHIDFSPEQIEKIYEVLELANVEIIGDVNDTETAHEEIDLSVPEGIAIDDPVRMYLKEIGKVPLLSSEQEITYAIEIEEGNPKAKKKLAEANLRLVVSIAKRYVGRGMLFLDLIQEGNLGLIKAVEKFDYRKGFKFSTYATWWIRQAITRAIADQARTIRIPVHMVETINKLIRVQRQLLQELGRDPFPEEISKVMELPVEKVREIQKIAQEPVSLETPIGEEEDSHLGDFIPDDEALAPAEAAAFTMLKEQLINVLDTLTPREEKVLRLRFGLDDGRARTLEEVGKEFNVTRERIRQIEAKALRKLRHPSRSKKLKDYLD
- a CDS encoding SAM-dependent methyltransferase codes for the protein MELSKRLNWIIEKLDKVEIIMDVGTDHGYIPIYLVKNDIAKKVIASDINKEPLKKAKINASLDGVLDKIDLRLGGGLVPLNNKEANAVIIAGMGGNLIRDILENDLNKVKNLDYLILQPAQNPEVLRKYLYNNNYEILEEDICLDENKYYEIFKVKYKIGDYILLEDIFYEISPTMLSKKLPLFKSYIENKIEKNKRVMEFIKDNTEHAIERKNELKEKNQKLEKLLKNF